From a region of the Globicephala melas chromosome 19, mGloMel1.2, whole genome shotgun sequence genome:
- the CALM3 gene encoding calmodulin-3 codes for MADQLTEEQIAEFKEAFSLFDKDGDGTITTKELGTVMRSLGQNPTEAELQDMINEVDADGNGTIDFPEFLTMMARKMKDTDSEEEIREAFRVFDKDGNGYISAAELRHVMTNLGEKLTDEEVDEMIREADIDGDGQVNYEEFVQMMTAK; via the exons ATG GCTGACCAGCTGACTGAGGAGCAGATCGCAG AATTCAAGGAGGCCTTCTCCCTCTTTGACAAGGATGGAGATGGTACCATCACCACCAAGGAGTTGGGGACAGTGATGAGATCCCTGGGACAGAACCCCACTGAAGCCGAGCTGCAGGACATGATCAATGAGGTGGACGCAGATG GGAACGGGACCATTGACTTCCCGGAGTTCCTGACCATGATGGCCAGAAAGATGAAGGATACAGACAGCGAGGAGGAGATCCGAGAGGCCTTCCGTGTCTTTGACAAG GATGGCAATGGCTACATCAGCGCCGCAGAGCTGCGCCACGTCATGACGAACCTGGGTGAGAAGCTGACCGATGAGGAAGTGGATGAGATGATCAGAGAGGCTGACATCGACGGAGACGGCCAGGTCAATTACGAAG AGTTTGTACAGATGATGACTGCAAAGTGA